TCTACGCCGTCAACCTCAAAGGCGCCCGGGCGGCGATGGTCGCCCAGGCCGCCGCCTGGCTGCTCAGCGACCGCGCCTCCTACGTCACCGGCACGATCCTCCCCGTGGACGGCGGCATGCAGGCGTGAACACGGCATGATGGCGGCCATGCGCATCGACGACCCCGCCCGCCTCGGCGAGACCCGCCTGCCCGACGGACGAACCATCGGGTGGGCCGAGTGGGGCCCGCCGGACGGCGGCCCGGTGCTGCTGAGCCCCGGCGCCGCCACCGGCCGGTGGCTGGGCTTCGGCGCGGGCGTCGTGGACGCACTGGGCGTGCGCCTGATCTCCCTCGACCGTCCGGGACTCGGCGTCTCGACGCCCGCACCCGGCCGGACGTTCGCCGACTTCGCCGACGACGTCCGCGAGTTCTCCGCCCTGCGCGGGCTCGGCCGTCCGCGCATGGTCGGGAACTCGCAGGGCGCGCCCTTCGCGCTCGCGTGCGCCGTCGCGGGAGTCGTCTCCGCGCTGGCCGTCGTCTCCGGCGCGGACGAGGTCGCCGCCCCCGAGTTCGCCGCCGCGCTCCCCACCGACCTGCGAACCCTCGTCGAACGGACCGCGTCCGACCCGTCCGGCGCCGAGAAGCACTTCGCGGGCCTGGACGCGGACGCGATGTGGAACATGGTGATGTCCGGGAGCCCCGCCCGCGACCTGGCCGTCTACCAGGCCCCCGCGTTCGCCGCCGCCTACCGCCGGGCCCTCGCCGAAGGCTTCGCCCAGGGCCCGGACGGCTATGCCCGCGACACCGTCCTCGCGATGAGCCGCTGGCCGCTCGCCCTCGGGGAGATCACCGTCCCCGTCGACGTCTGGTACGGCGCGGAGGACACCGGCCACTCCCCGGACAACGGCGCGTTCCTCGCCACCCGCATCCCCGGCGCCCACCGCCACGTCGTCCCGGACGCGGGCGGGTCGCTGCTGTGGACGCACGCCGAACCCGTCCTCACCCGCCTGCTCGACCGATGAGTTCCGGCCGGACCGCGGGTCCGTCCCGTTGAGTCCGGCACGAGAACCACGGAGGACACCATGAGCACCAACCCGCCCATCGTCGACCTGGCCACCTGGCAGGCCGCCCGCGACGAGCTCCTGCTCCGCGAGAAGGCCCACACCCGCGAGGGCGACGCGATCGCCGCCGCCCGCCGCCGTCTCCCGATGGTCGAGTTCGACGGGACGGTGGAGGTCGTCGGCCCCGACGGCCCGGTCCCGTTCCTGGATCTGTTCCAGGGACGCGACGAACTCATCGTCTACAAGCACATGTGGCACGACGGCGCTCCCCACCAGGGACAGTGCGAGGGCTGCACCACCACGGCCTGGCACCTGAAGGACGCCCTTTACCTCAACGTACGCGGCGTCTCGTTCGCCATCCTGACCACCGGCCCTTGGGACGAGGTCGCCTCCTACGTCGAGTTCATGGGCTACACCCAGCCCTGGTACTCCGTCCGCGACCTGGACGAACCGGTCGGCGGCGACATGGGCTACCTCACCAGTTTCCTGCGCGACGGCGACCGCACGTTCCTGACCTACTCCACGACGGGCCGCGGCACCGAGCGCGCCAACTCGTCGATCGGCCTGCTCGACATGACCCCGTACGGGCGCGGCGAGGCGTGGGAGGACGGCCCCGAGGGCCGCCCCGAAGGCGACGTCCCGTGCTGGTACTGGCGCACGGACGCCGACGGCCACGCGACCTGGGGCCCCACGAGCCGTCCCGTCCCGCAGTGGACGCGCCCGGGCGCGACCCCCGTGGAAACCCTCGGCCGCGACTGACGTCCTCAGGGCGTCGTGGTGACCAGTTCGGCCAGATCGAGCCGGTCGCCGCACACGTCGGCGAGCCACGGGTCGGCGACGTACTCGAAGCCGTAGGTCTCGGTGTCGAGCAGGGCGATGCTGCCCGGAGCGACCTCCTGCCGGGGGTTGATCGGCGTCGAGTCCCGCCGGTTGACCTTGACCGGGACGAGCAGGCCGAGCGCGTACGACGTCGTCGCCCCGTAACGGCGCGGACCGTTCTCGTGGTGGTAGTGGCCGCTGACGTGCAGGCGCGGCTGCAGGTGCTCGATGAGGCGCGTCATCCGCTCCGACCCCTGCGTGGTGCCGCGCCAGGACGACATGCCGTAGGGGCCGTCGTGGGTGACAAGGACCTCCACGCTGCCGGGCTCGGTGTCGAGGAGGCGGGCGTAGGCGTCCTCGTCGTAGTCCAGCGGCCCCGGCGAGTCGATCTTCCCGAGGAACGCCGTGCGCTGGCCCGCGACCTCCATGACGTCCCCGCACTCGACATGGCTGAAGGCGCCCAGCGGATCGACCGGCGCCACAGCGCCGGCATGCTCCCGATGAACGTCCGCGAGCCACGCGTGATCCTCGTGGTTACCACTGACGAACAGGAACGACGGAACCTCCGCCAGCGCCAGCCGCACGCCCTCGGCCACGCGGGGCGAGGGATCGAGGAGACGGAAGAAGTCACTTTGTGCCGGGTTGTCGGCTCCGAACCGGTGACTGGCGTCGTCCCACCGCTCGGGCCCGGGGAACGCCCCCAGGTCTCCGACCTGCACCACCGCGTCGAGCCGGATCCCCCGGTGACGGCCGAGCATGACCGCCGCCCCCAGCGCATGCAGTACACAACCGTGGACGTCGCCCACGAACGCGACCTTCATCGGTTCCCTTCACCCGTCCCGAACGCCCCGACGCCCGCGATCACCGACCGCCCGTCAGGTCGTACCGCCCGGCGACGACGTCGGCGTGGAACACCCGCCACGCCGCGACCCCGAACGCGAGCTTCGGCCCGTCCGGATCCTTGCTGTCCCGCACGGCCGTCCCACAACACCCACAAGCCCCCACCTCAACGCACCCGCCGTTGTTCTGGCTACGCCGACTCTTGCGCCACGAGGCCACTTCGACGCAGTCCGCGCCACCGTTGTTACTGCGACTACTTTTACGCCAGTTCAAGTTGGCTAGCACCGCATCCGAAAACTCACAACCCCCGCCGGATGTCTTCCAGAAGCTTTCTGGAGTCGTCAGGGCTCGCGGCCCTCGCCCGAAGCTGGTCAAAGATCCTCGCATAAACTTCCACCTCTCCAGGTTGCTCTAGGTAGACACCACCAGTCTCATACTCAATGTACGTGACACCCGGGTCGGCCGGATGCGGGAACTCCAACGTGTGGAAGCCCGTCAGCATCGCCGGGTGCGCACCGGCGGTGAAAGGCAAGACCTGCAACGTTAAGAAGTTGAGCGACGACACCTCATGAAGGTAAGCAAGCTGCTCACGCATCACCTCCGCCCCGCCGACCTGCGTCCGTAGTGCGCCCTCGTGAAGAATCGTCCACATCCGCGGCGGATCCTCCGCGCCCAGCAACCGTTCTTGACGCTGGACTCGGATAGCAACTCGCCGTTCCAGTTCGGACTCCTCAGGCGTGACCAGGGACGCCTGAGATTGCGCCCGGATGTATCCGGGCGTTTGCAGAAGGCCATCAACCACGCTGGGTAGGTACGAACGAAGCTCCGATGCCTCCTCTTCCAAGCCGACGTAGACCTCGAAGCCGGGAACCATAATGTCGCCATACCGCTGCCACCAGCCACGTTGCCGACTCTGCCTCGCCAGCGTGACTAGTATTTCGGTCTGTTCTTCATCGACTCCATAGAACCTGCAAAGGGCCAGAATGTCCGCAGGCTTGGGGGCATGGGTGGCGGCCTCAATCCTGCTCAGCGTTGCGGGCGCGATGCCCGCGTACTTGGCAGCCTCTTCCCGCGGCTTCTTTGTGACGCGCCGGAGTTGACGCATCTCCCTGGCGAGACGTCGACGCCGAACAGTTGGGCTCGTCCGACTTGCCATAGCTTCTCTCCCACCAGGCGATTTGTCCACGAAACGCGAACAATATTTTTGAGAATTCTCACTCGTTCGCTTCACGAGCGCGCGAGTCTCATGCACACTCTGAGTCTAGCGACGGTATACACGGCGTGTCCGACGCTTTGGGGATCAGGTGGACGCGTCGTGCCCGAACGAGGGGAGCGGGGACATGGGGCTGGCAGGCAGGCGTCGCCCGGCGGGGGCGAGCGGACGGACGGGCGCCGTGGGCGCACGCGAAGGATCGTCCGCTGCAGGCGCGGACCGTCCGGGACACGGCTCGGTGCGGCTGGCAGCGGAGCTGGAGAACGTCGCGGTCGGACGGCGCTGGCTGCACGGCAGGCTCGAGGACGACGGCGTCCAGCACTCAACCATCGCGGACTTGCTCCAATCCCTCTCGGAAGCACTCACCAACGCGATCCTGTACGGGGACGGACTGCACGTGCGCATCGAGTACGCGGTCACCAACGACACGGCCAAGGTGTCCGTCTTCAACGGGGTACGGGACGGTGCGGAGCCTCAACGCCGGGGACCGGTCGGGCCGGACGCGGAGAACGGTCGCGGGCTCGACCTCGTGGAGGCGTTCAGCGACCGATGGGGCATCGCGACGTCCGAGAACGAAGCCAAAGTGTGGTTCGAGGTGAAGCTTCCATGACCGCCCGCACGCACGCGCCGTCCAGGCAATCACCGCGAAGCCACCGGGGACCGTCCGACCGGTACGCGCTGGGCGTGGCACACGGAGCCGTCATCGGAGCCGGGATGTGCGTCATCTGCATGACACTGGCCATCGCCGCAATGCTCCTCTAAGAGGTCATAACAACATGTGCATCTGCCGCGACCACCCGGCCGGGGGGCAGCGGCCGGGGGCAGGAACCCCCACACGGCAGGTTGTGGCCATGGACATCAACTGCGTGATCGTCGACGCCGCCGACCCGGATCGGCTGGCGGCCTTCTGGAGCGAACTGCTCGACCGCCCGGTAGCCGCGCGTTTCGGACCGTACGTCGCAAAGGCCCCTTCGACCTCGATGACGAGGGCCGGGCCGACTACCTGCCCGGAGACACGGAGACCACCTGATCCCGGGTGGATGCCGGGCGACCTTACGACCTGCAAGCCGGCTTGCATTTTGAGGTACCGGGACGCCAGCGACCCAAGATGCGCGCCGACCGCCCGCAACACCGTCCCGTCCTCGACGGTGAGGCCCTTGAGGCGGGTACGGATCGCGACTCCGGACGGGCCCGCCGCAACGAACGGCGGCGTGAGCGCACGCAACCCCTCCTTGGCGCCCCTGCCCCCGTCCTGCTCGCCGCGCCCGGGCGTGCCGTGGCCGGCGGCCACCCCACAACCAACAACGGAGCACGAAATGACCAGACCTTTAAGTGACAGAGCTCGAGGCGCACAGCCGTCCCAGTCACAACGAATTTTCTGCGACCATTCGAACTCAGGGCCTGGCGTCTTCAAAGGAGGTACCCACATGCTGTACGCATTCGGATTCGACCGGATCGGTGTGCTGGTAAGTGATTTGTACCTGGCTCTCCCCAGCGCCGAGCAAGGTAGGGAGAGGAGCCCTGAGCAAGGGGTCCGGTTGGAATTGAGGATTCTGGAATGCGGAGACGCGGATGGTTCCCTGCGCCATGCGCGGCCCATCACCGCGGAACGGCCGTTGTGGCGTGTGGATCTCCTGGAGACCGTGACCGGTCCGGCCGGAAGTCTCGATCAGGCCCATCACCACCCGAATTTTCAGGGCTGGGCCCCTGGCCGACGCGTGTTCGATCCGGACCTTTCGGCTGATCCCCTGGCCTGGGTGGCCGAGAGGCTGTCCGACCTCGACGGTGTGCTGGCGGAGATCGGGATGGCCTCGTCAGCGGCAGTGGCCGACTCCACCGGTCTGCGCGCCGAAGTCCCCCACGTCATGGACTGTGTCAGTCGGCTGCTCGAAGGGGTACGTAGCGGCCGGCTGGGGCAGCCGCCCGGCGACGGACCCGTTCAACCCACGCGCAAGAGCTGGCTTTGACCCCCGCGAGTCGGCTCACACCGACGGTGCTCCTCGGGCGGGGCGGTCGGACGGCAGTCCGGTGAGCGCGCGTTCGAGGTCGTTCAGGTCTTGGACGGTGTTGATCGCCCACCAGGGAACATCCACCGGGTATCCCATGAGCTGCTCGGTCCGGATCAGGTGCGCAAGAGCGGTGGGAGCATGATCGCCCTGGTCGGGAAGCAGGCCGACCACGTCGGGGGTGAAGACGTATATGCCGGCGTTCACCCGAGGATGCGGCGGTTGCGCGGCTCGCAGTGCCGTCACCCGGCCTTGCTCATTGCACGCGACACCGGCGCGAGGCCCTGGTGGTCGGGTCAACGCTACTGTCGCCATCAGCCCATGCCGTCTGTGATGTGCATACATGTCAGGAATAGAGAAGTGTGTCCAGATGTCCCCATAGGCGGCGAGCCAGGGTTCATCGGGGCGCGGTAACTCTCCGGCGGCCCGCTTCAGCCCTCCACCTCGACCTAACACCTTCTCTTCCACCACCACTCGGACACGCAGCGGCAACTTACGCAATCTGAGATAGTCGATGATGACGGCGGCCAGGTGTCCCGCCGATATGACGACGTGCTCCACTCCGCACTCGGCGAACCAGTCGATCTGATGTCGCAGGATCGGAGTCCCGCACACATCGACCATCGCCTTCGGCCTGTCCTGCGTCAGAGGATGGAGGCGCCGCCCGAAACCCCCGGCCAACACCACTGCCTGACGCACGGCCGCCCCACTTATCGAATCGGCCAATGCTTACCCCAGCCTTCGGATTTGATGGCTCCCCTCATGCTTTCTCGAGCTACCGGACATCACCTGGCGTCCGCGCTGCCGGTACCAACCTCGTGCAAGGACGGGCCACCGCCTACCACCGCCGGGGTGACGAGTCGGTGACGCCCGACCCGGATCGGTGTGTACTACGGCGCGTAGTACTTTGGCATCGACGTCCCCTGGCGGGTGCTTGGTCGGGAGGGGCTGAGGCGGTGGGCGAGTTGCGGACGGCGATCGTGGTGGGTGCCGGAATCGCCGGGTTGGCGTCGGCGGTGTCGCTGGCGCGGGCGGGCTGGACGGTCGCGGTGCTGGAGCGGGCGGAGGCTTTCGGGGAGGTCGGAGCGGGGCTGGCGATCACCCGCAACGGGATGGCCGCCTTGGACGCGCTGGACGTCGGCGAGGCGGTGCGCGCTGCGGGGTGGCGGACCGTCAGTGCGGGCATCCAGGATCCGGCGGGGCGCTGGCTGGTACGGATGCCCGATACCGCCCAGGTACAGGCGACCACGACGATCTGGGGCGTTCACCGGCGGCGCCTGCATGCCGCCCTGTTGCGGGCGGCCGAGGACGCCGACGGGGTCGAGCTGGTCACCGGCGCCGAGGTCACCGACCTGCGGCCGGGCCACCCCGGCGGTGCGGCCGCCACCGTGAGCTGGCGGGGCGCCGATGGGACCGGCACCAGGGAAGCCGGGCTGGTCGTGGCCGCCGACGGGGTGCGAAGTGTGGTCCGCGAGCGGTTGTTCCCCGGGATACGGGCTCGCTACAGCGGGAGCACGAGTTGGCGGGCGGTCGTCGCGGACACCGACTTCGACGGACGGCTCGTGCAGGTGTGGGGGCCCGGCGCGGAGTTCGGCGCGGTGCGGATCAGCGAGCAGGAAATCTACTGGTACGGGTATTTCCGGCACGGGCAGGGGGCCGTGTTCGAGGACGAGGCGGCCGCGGCGGGCCGGCGTTTCGCCGGATACCCCTCGTGGGCCAGGACCCTGGTGGCCGCCACCGCCGAGGATCGGCTCATGCGGCACGACGTCCACTATCTGCCCGACGCTCTCTCGACCTACGCCCGAGGCCGGGTCGTCATGGTGGGGGACGCCGCTCACGCCATGCTGCCCACCTCAGGGCAGGGGGCATCCTCCGCGCTGGAGGACGGGATCTGCGTGGGACGGCTCATCGGGGCACCGGTCGCCGGCGGTGCTCACCTGGCCGACGCGCTGGCCGCCTTCGATCGGGCCCGTCGGCCCAGGTGCCGGCAGCTGGCCCGGATCTCGGCGGTCACGGCGAGGTTCGGCGCCGACCTCGGGGACGGGTGGCGGCAGCCCGTCCGCAACGCGCTGTTGCGGCTCACTCCTGGCGCGGTCCTCGGCAGGGCAGGTGGTTCGATCGTGGGGTGGACGGCACCGTGAACGTGGTGGACCACGCCTCCGTTCCGCGGCGGGAACGAGCATGGGCGGGGCGGGTTCAGGTGGCGATGGTGGCGATGAAGTCGCGGAGCAGCGGGGTGGTGTTGGACGCGTGCCAGGCGAAGGCCCACCGGCAGGGCGGGGCGTCTCGGACGGGGAGGTACGGCGATTCGTGCGCCACGAAGGTCAGGTCGCCGTAGTCCTCCAGGCTGATCGACTCGCGGTCGGCGTGGGGGTGGGTGGAGGCCATGGCGATGACGATCGGTGAGGTGTGGGTGATCGGGCCCACCGTGATGTCGGGTCCGCGGACCGGCAGCCACAGGTGGGCCACGTCGATCTCGCCCGCCCGCAGCGGGGTGAGCGGGTCGACGGGGTTGAGGTCGCGATGGCGGAGGCGGACGGCCGGGGACCGGATGCGGAACCGCTCCCGTCGATGATCTGCCGGTAGGCGGGCCGGAGGGTCTGGTAGAGCCGTTCACCGGCCGGGGTGAGGCGGACCGTGCGGGACGTGCGCTGGAACAGCGGCGTGCCGATGTGACGCTCGGCCTTCTCGATGACGTGGCTGACCCGGGACGGCGTGACGTGCAGGCGCTCGGCCGTCCGGCCGAAGTGCAGTTCCTCGGCCAGCGCCAGGAAGATCTCGATGTCGCGGAGCTCCACGGTCACTCGTCGGCGGGGGTGGTGCCGGTGAGGTCGGCGAGCAGGTCAACGAACGCCATGGCGCGGGGGGTGTGCCCGGTGGTCGGCCACAGGAGCCCGTACTCGATGGGCGGCGCGTCCAGGAAGGGGACGAAGGCGATGCCGGGCCAGGCGTAGTAGCGCGTTCCGCGCGCCGAGACCGGGAAGGCGCCGAGACCGGCGGCGACCAGGGAGAGCACCTCGGCCCAGTAGGTGAAGACCGGTCCGCGGGGGATGGCGCGGCCGGACGGGGTGTGGGTGGGCAGGTGGACGGCCGCCATGTACTGCGGGAAGTTCCCGCCCGGGGTCATCAGCGGGACGTCGGCGAGGTCCTCCATCGACATGTTCTCCCGCTGCGCGAGGGGATGGTCGGCGGGGACGAGCAGGGCCCGGGGTTCGGACAGGACGGTCGGGCCCGCGGTGATGCCGGATTCGGCGACGGGGAGCTCGCTGAGCTGCAGGTCGAGCTCGCCCCGGCGTAGCGGGCCGTGCGGATCGTTGAGCTGGATCTCCTGGATGTGGACGGTGCACTCGGCATAGCGGGCGCGGAACTTCTGGGTCGCTTCGAGGAGCAGGTCGGCGCACCAGGGGGTGGAGTAGCCGACGCGCAGGGTGCCGGTGATGCCGCGCGCCTCGGCGACGGCCCGCTCCACGGCCTGCTGGATCCGCAGGTGCGCCGGCAGCAGGTCGTCGCGGAGCCGTTCGCCCAGCGGGGTGAGCCGGACGGTACGGGACGTGCGGGCGAACAGCGGCGCGCCGATGCGGCGTTCGATCTTCTTGATGACGTGGCTGACCCGGGACGGGGTGATGTGCAGCCGCTCGGCGGTACGTCCGAAGTGCAGTTCCTCCGCCAGCACCAGGAAGATCTCGATGTCGCGGAACTCCATGAACCCCCCTGGATCGATCGTGAACCTAGCCGTCATCGCTGCGTTGACACAACTCGCATCGATGACCGGTGGGGCAACGCTGCCTTGCCGACATCGCCGTTGTTCGGCGGCGGCCGTCCCGTCAGCCTGGTGATGGGCGCCTCGGCGCCCCGACCGGCGGGACCGTCCGCAGGCGATCAGGGAGTGGACATGACCGATGACGCAGGCCGCTGACGCCCGATCCCGATCGGCCGGGCCGCGCGTCGTCCGGGCCGCCCCTGCGCGGGAGAAACCGGACGGGCTGCGCCTGCGGGCCTGGCATGCGGCGGTCGCCGCGTCCATGGCCGAAGACGCGCCCGGGACGGCGCCCCCGCCTCTCGACCGGTTCCACG
The nucleotide sequence above comes from Actinomadura algeriensis. Encoded proteins:
- a CDS encoding LysR family transcriptional regulator, translating into MEFRDIEIFLVLAEELHFGRTAERLHITPSRVSHVIKKIERRIGAPLFARTSRTVRLTPLGERLRDDLLPAHLRIQQAVERAVAEARGITGTLRVGYSTPWCADLLLEATQKFRARYAECTVHIQEIQLNDPHGPLRRGELDLQLSELPVAESGITAGPTVLSEPRALLVPADHPLAQRENMSMEDLADVPLMTPGGNFPQYMAAVHLPTHTPSGRAIPRGPVFTYWAEVLSLVAAGLGAFPVSARGTRYYAWPGIAFVPFLDAPPIEYGLLWPTTGHTPRAMAFVDLLADLTGTTPADE
- a CDS encoding DUF397 domain-containing protein; this translates as MRGSLTSFGRGPRALTTPESFWKTSGGGCEFSDAVLANLNWRKSSRSNNGGADCVEVASWRKSRRSQNNGGCVEVGACGCCGTAVRDSKDPDGPKLAFGVAAWRVFHADVVAGRYDLTGGR
- a CDS encoding alpha/beta fold hydrolase, whose protein sequence is MRIDDPARLGETRLPDGRTIGWAEWGPPDGGPVLLSPGAATGRWLGFGAGVVDALGVRLISLDRPGLGVSTPAPGRTFADFADDVREFSALRGLGRPRMVGNSQGAPFALACAVAGVVSALAVVSGADEVAAPEFAAALPTDLRTLVERTASDPSGAEKHFAGLDADAMWNMVMSGSPARDLAVYQAPAFAAAYRRALAEGFAQGPDGYARDTVLAMSRWPLALGEITVPVDVWYGAEDTGHSPDNGAFLATRIPGAHRHVVPDAGGSLLWTHAEPVLTRLLDR
- a CDS encoding DUF899 family protein, which gives rise to MSTNPPIVDLATWQAARDELLLREKAHTREGDAIAAARRRLPMVEFDGTVEVVGPDGPVPFLDLFQGRDELIVYKHMWHDGAPHQGQCEGCTTTAWHLKDALYLNVRGVSFAILTTGPWDEVASYVEFMGYTQPWYSVRDLDEPVGGDMGYLTSFLRDGDRTFLTYSTTGRGTERANSSIGLLDMTPYGRGEAWEDGPEGRPEGDVPCWYWRTDADGHATWGPTSRPVPQWTRPGATPVETLGRD
- a CDS encoding ATP-binding protein, with translation MGAREGSSAAGADRPGHGSVRLAAELENVAVGRRWLHGRLEDDGVQHSTIADLLQSLSEALTNAILYGDGLHVRIEYAVTNDTAKVSVFNGVRDGAEPQRRGPVGPDAENGRGLDLVEAFSDRWGIATSENEAKVWFEVKLP
- a CDS encoding metallophosphoesterase family protein, producing the protein MKVAFVGDVHGCVLHALGAAVMLGRHRGIRLDAVVQVGDLGAFPGPERWDDASHRFGADNPAQSDFFRLLDPSPRVAEGVRLALAEVPSFLFVSGNHEDHAWLADVHREHAGAVAPVDPLGAFSHVECGDVMEVAGQRTAFLGKIDSPGPLDYDEDAYARLLDTEPGSVEVLVTHDGPYGMSSWRGTTQGSERMTRLIEHLQPRLHVSGHYHHENGPRRYGATTSYALGLLVPVKVNRRDSTPINPRQEVAPGSIALLDTETYGFEYVADPWLADVCGDRLDLAELVTTTP
- a CDS encoding nucleotidyltransferase family protein; translated protein: MRQAVVLAGGFGRRLHPLTQDRPKAMVDVCGTPILRHQIDWFAECGVEHVVISAGHLAAVIIDYLRLRKLPLRVRVVVEEKVLGRGGGLKRAAGELPRPDEPWLAAYGDIWTHFSIPDMYAHHRRHGLMATVALTRPPGPRAGVACNEQGRVTALRAAQPPHPRVNAGIYVFTPDVVGLLPDQGDHAPTALAHLIRTEQLMGYPVDVPWWAINTVQDLNDLERALTGLPSDRPARGAPSV
- a CDS encoding LysR substrate-binding domain-containing protein, with product MRSPAVRLRHRDLNPVDPLTPLRAGEIDVAHLWLPVRGPDITVGPITHTSPIVIAMASTHPHADRESISLEDYGDLTFVAHESPYLPVRDAPPCRWAFAWHASNTTPLLRDFIATIAT
- a CDS encoding SDR family oxidoreductase, which translates into the protein MDRVPEADFDHVYAVNLKGARAAMVAQAAAWLLSDRASYVTGTILPVDGGMQA
- a CDS encoding FAD-dependent monooxygenase, which produces MGELRTAIVVGAGIAGLASAVSLARAGWTVAVLERAEAFGEVGAGLAITRNGMAALDALDVGEAVRAAGWRTVSAGIQDPAGRWLVRMPDTAQVQATTTIWGVHRRRLHAALLRAAEDADGVELVTGAEVTDLRPGHPGGAAATVSWRGADGTGTREAGLVVAADGVRSVVRERLFPGIRARYSGSTSWRAVVADTDFDGRLVQVWGPGAEFGAVRISEQEIYWYGYFRHGQGAVFEDEAAAAGRRFAGYPSWARTLVAATAEDRLMRHDVHYLPDALSTYARGRVVMVGDAAHAMLPTSGQGASSALEDGICVGRLIGAPVAGGAHLADALAAFDRARRPRCRQLARISAVTARFGADLGDGWRQPVRNALLRLTPGAVLGRAGGSIVGWTAP
- a CDS encoding helix-turn-helix domain-containing protein — protein: MASRTSPTVRRRRLAREMRQLRRVTKKPREEAAKYAGIAPATLSRIEAATHAPKPADILALCRFYGVDEEQTEILVTLARQSRQRGWWQRYGDIMVPGFEVYVGLEEEASELRSYLPSVVDGLLQTPGYIRAQSQASLVTPEESELERRVAIRVQRQERLLGAEDPPRMWTILHEGALRTQVGGAEVMREQLAYLHEVSSLNFLTLQVLPFTAGAHPAMLTGFHTLEFPHPADPGVTYIEYETGGVYLEQPGEVEVYARIFDQLRARAASPDDSRKLLEDIRRGL